A segment of the Bombus huntii isolate Logan2020A chromosome 9, iyBomHunt1.1, whole genome shotgun sequence genome:
CAACACAATGACGTATTCCTTCGAATCGTTTTTACCGCTTAGtttgcccgttatgtccatATGAACCGTATGCCAAGGTATACTGGTCTTAGGTATGGGGTGTAGTTCGGCTTGTACTCTACCCGAACTCGCCTTTGAAACTCGACAAGCATGACAGTTCTCTACGAATTTGCGAACATACTtcgccattccttcgaaccagtaatactcgtacagtttctcaagcgttttatcccaacctaagtgcataatggACTGGTGCACATGGTTAATAACAGACCACCTAAATCCTCTCGGAACGATGGGCAGGCAGAGAGTTCTaccttttctctgtattttacgatgaagGGTGCCGGACCGTAACTCATACGTATTCGCGACGTCTTCCGCGAGCCCTTCGTTCTGTAATTTGTCGACGATCTCGGAAATTTGTgggtcgcgacgttgttccgcCAGTAGCCAATCGTCGGAGATTTCGGTTAggttaatttctttctctacgATTTTGCTGAACGTACTGCGATCCAAGTCTACGGGatttcgcgaaaagaaatctacgtggGCCATCCGTTTACCTTCCCGGTACCTAATGTCAAAGGTAAAAGTTTGCAGGTAAGCCCACCATCTGTAAACCCTGTCGTTCAAGTGTACCTTACTACTGGATGCTTTAAGGGAGTTGCAATCGGTGACAACGAGGAATTCTCGTCCGTGTAAATAATGACGGAAGTGCTTGACGGCGTTTACAACTGCTAACGTTTCCAATTCGTAGgaatgatacctagattccGCAGGGCTAGTCCTTTTGCTGTAATACTCCACTACTCGACTTTTCCCTTCGACCCTGTGCATTAGGATGGCTCCATATCCTTCCGAGCTAGCGTCCGTATGTAATTCTATGGGGTAATTGGGATCAAATATCATTAGCACCGGCGCGTCAGTCAGAACGGAAATTACCTTTTGTCTTATCTGTTCGTGCCTATCCGTCCAAGGTATATTCTTGTTACTCGAGGTAAGTGCGTACAGGGGTTTCATTACTTGTGAAAATTTGGGAATAAAGCTTCGGAAATAAGAGGCCAAACCTATGAATTGCCTAAGTtgtgtgacggtcgacggTGCAGGTAGAGAACTCAAGGCTTGTATTTTACCCGGGTTTGGGCGGACTTCTCCGTTACGAATTATGTATCCCAAGTAGAGTACCgatgtaattattcgagaattgtgataatgagcttgggttcgaggtgacagtcagtcgccgaacgtagccgcggtcacgggatgaacgctttgcctaacaaaggtatgaagtaattctatagctctccttaaaagaaatatttgtggcgacacgcgacagtaaacattccaacggtttctgtcccgtggctcgccacgtgcagaccctattcttcgagtaagatgattgccagatgtcgatgcgtctccgcagtacatgttcggctagcccgagggcccgtcataaatcttaaggtttagttaactaaagtccttctaacagacaaacagtctttgtcccaactacgggaagataggggagacatatttttcaacgagcggcgtctcccactagcaactttccctcgagggcggctagcatccttttctaaccaccgatatggagattaaccaattagcagcaacactttctgaacgaaggcttttctcgacgaatccgatgatctcgtatccttagacacaccccgttatagttttcctgtgtggcatcatcgggacgggaaaggcattctcgctcgcgatctcatcgatccaagagtaacgccttcgcgatcagtgattattctcagacttagactttgtgagtacgttctgttgtcatcccgttgaccgcggattcgttattgaacctaggatcattgtcattagtatctcgagcacctaactaccgcggttacttgtccgattctataataatcgtatttgcactagtcaatgtcttctccattgcataacgacaacgtgtaacccaaacgaagattcgtttcacgcccctaaccctaattctaatgtaaacccgacatatatatatatgtaatatcgtgatataatgtgtttacaaagagtggacaatagagatgttaatcagacagaaaaagacgattgttgttcaacctgaactattcacgccaaacgcacagaaaacagcgcaatccacactctctcggcaacgccactcgcaacctctgtctccgctcagctcgcactctgcttctcgactcgcactctgcttttcgactcgcactctgcttttcgactaactctctggccgttgccgcattctgttgcctttttcctaggcccaccgcacacgtgttctgcaggcgctcgtggccagggtcacgtaggtcttttccacgaaactatgcacttgaaaagaccgatgacacatcgATGGGCCCGAtggcgcctcggctctcgcgacattgttcatagttcgcccgatatttcttaggcctttcgtccacgatactacactcggccatcctgcaataacatctgccctcagatgttgcCTTCTATCTCGCTGTCATCAGATGCGTCACTTTCGGCGTTTAGGACCCAAGGTTTCATAAAATCGAGGTGTGTGCGGGTCCTTCCTTCGGTACTGCTTCGcacgctttcttcttttcttgtaaCTTCGACGATTCTCCTCTTGAGTTGCGGCGATCTTCTTCTTCGCGTCCTCACGTAGCTCGCGACGTTGTTCTTCAAACCTCGCGGCCCACTCTTCGTCGATCAGCTTTCTAATCTTCGCCTCTTCCCTGACTTGCATTTCGACCCCGACCAGTAGCTGGAAAGGAGTCTTCCCTGTGCTTCTGTTTACGGTGGAATTCAGGTATTTCTGAACCTGGTCGACATGCTGCCCGTTCCCCCTCGGCGCCAGTCTTCGCGGTCTTCGCGCTACCGGTTTGTCGCTTTTCAGAACTATTTTCGCGGTTATCCCGacgtctctcttcttctccggCCTATACCCTTTAATAATATCCTGAATCGCTTCACGATAATGCGGTTCCTGTACGTGTGTTAGGTCTGTTTCGTCAGTCTGTTCTACTACGttaattctaaacacatcCGACACGTCTTTGTTAGTCCGTTCGTCAAGCCGCAAGAAAGTCACTTCGCCCCGTTTAACCCGTAACTCTACCTGATCCAGAAAATCAGTGCCTAACAACAGGCCGTGCTTCGTcaatattttgtttgaaacaACGTGCAAAGTGATTGGCAGTTTACACCCATCAACCGTCATTACCTTAGTGAATTCACCCCAGGTCTCATTGCCAGCGGAACCAAAACCGTCGAACTTAAACTTGCATTTACCTAGCGGTGGTGACCCTAACCTCGCATACTCGTCTGATCGGATGAACGTGAGATCACTACCCGTATCCACTAATGCCACAAACCTACAGTCATCTATCGCCACTTCTTTCACATACTTCCCTTTTTCGGATCTTGACACTACGCAAGTCTCTTTCGGTCGTGCCGTACACCTCGCTGCAATATGTCCAAATCCGCTGCACTCGAAACACCTAACACCTTCTCCCCTCTCCGGACACTTAACACTTAGATGATCCTCACTATCGCAAATGaagcatcttcttttcttcattgcaTCTACAGATTGACTGGGCTTCCCGTTCTTCTGGGTTTTAGCCGGCTTCACAATCGACTTTGCTCTGCGACTCTTCTGCTCTTCGTACATCACTAACCTCTTCCTCAACTCTTTGATTGACGTAGCGCCGTACAATATAGCCTTATTGTTCTCGTCGTCTATTATTCCATCCACTATGTATTCCACCTTTGCTTCCTCCTCCATGTCCacatggctggctatttcGAGCATGCGGTACATGTAGGCCAAACATGCTTCATCactctccttttttgtttcttcaagtttctgatgtacttgcctactgttgactttcctcgaaaattctttcactagccCCCTCTTCAACTCATGCCAAGTCCTGGCATGACACTCGAAGCTCGCGAATATTTTCGCTGATCCCTTCAGCAGCTTCCTGGCGTAGACTGCCTTCTGCCCATCCGACCACATGCACGTATCAGCGACTTCCTCGAACGACTCGAACCATCGTTCGACATTTTCACCTTTGTCGCCACTAAACGACTCTAATGCATCTTCGACGTCTCTAAAACTCAGTGTCGAACCAACGCATGCCCTTCGACAACATTCGtcacggtcctgatacacccttcgcgtatctctcttgtatcctcttgcgtttttcttgtcatcttcatcctcactttcgtcgtcgctttcttcttccgacgatacgtcgttaccatccatggccgcttgtagccgtacgcgtaattctacttttcttcccgtcgtttttaaacccaaactagcgaggcgctccttcaactccttcgtattcattttctcaacatcttcatcttcgttaCAATCACGCTCAGCTCTCTGTACATTTTCGAAATCTCGTTGACCGGTTAGCTCTTCACCGCCTGTCGATCCCTTACGATACGATTGTCCAGCCCTACCCGCCCGATTCAGCCTTGCAATCAGCACTGACCTCGCACCCGATATAGGGAGGTTCATTcgcgcgagcttactcctcagctcctccagcgtcgaaccctcttcacccgacaatcgctCGTCCCcgacgtttgccatttttcacACTACACAAACTTAAACCGTCAACGATATCGTCTTTTACCGCACCGCGTACCGGTAAATTCACAACTAGCTCGAATAGCTCTGTTaaaccgtttcgttttctgtctTGTCCAATCCCGGATGAGCccccaaaaatatgtaatatcgtgatataatgtgtttacaaagagtggacaatagagatgttaatcagacagaaaaagacgattgttgttcaacctgaactattcacgccaaacgcacagaaaacagcgcaatccacactctctcggcaacgccactcgcaacctctgtctccgctcagctcgcactctgcttctcgactcgcactctctgcttttcgactaacgctctggccgttgccgcattctgttgtctttttcctaggcccaccgcacacgtgttctgcagacgctcgtggccagagtcacgtaggtcttttccacgaaactatgcacttgaaaagaccgatgacacattgatgggcccgacggcgcctcggctctcgcgacattgttcatagttcgcccgacatttcttaggcctttcgtccacgatactacatatataatattatatttattatttcctatTCTAAAAATCACTCtccgttaaacttattattttcTGCATTCTATCTCAAAATACCTTTCAAACCTCAACTCTTTAAAACCATTCCAAACGACTTCCTATCATTCAGAGCCATCTTCAATCTACCCGAAGACAATCTCATAAGTCATCAGTCATTCCATCACGAGCAGTCAGAAATTCTGGTCACGAAGAAGCAAAGGTTATTCGAGGATCGGAATAAAGGGCATCCTCTTAACTAGTTCGAATGGAGTTTGCTAATATTATTCAGCCTCGTGCTCCGTTGTCTATAATTCCGCGGAAAAGGGTTGAATAAGATTATCTGATTAGAGCACGTCTAATCTTGTGAGCGCGACACCGCGAGAAAGGATAGGGGTTGTGGGGAAAAGGGTAGGTTAAATCCGACATCCCCTCTGAACGTTTCAAAACGCGAACTTTCGTATTATCCGCCTGACGAAACAAACGCGCACAGGTTTGCTGATATTCTGTGTAGCGTTTCAGCGGAATCGCGAGCCAGGACGTTGCAATTAGGTACGCGAAGGCGTTTAATGGCGAATGCAACACGTGTGCGTGTACGGTTCACTGAAAGACACAAGATATTATTAACGAATGGGTAATGACCGATGAAATTTGTGGGTATCTCGTCCTCTTTCGTTAGGCATGTTATCTTGATTGGAGATAATTGCGGGCCTATAACATGATGTTTTGGCAACGAGGCGTCTCGCGTAGGGTTACCACGTGGGTGGTGATCACGCTTGCTGATAACCTCTATTTCCTTTGTTTTCCCTCCCCCTTTCTGGAAGAGGTTAAGACCATGGAATTTGATGTATGTATTTGAGTTTCGATTTAAATTGTTGAAGTTAAATCTCATATTTCCTCTGAGTCATTTTTTGTCTagttgtattattttattgttaacttgaaattttaacaaaatatgaaagaatcgAACTAATGCT
Coding sequences within it:
- the LOC126869322 gene encoding uncharacterized protein LOC126869322, yielding MANVGDERLSGEEGSTLEELRSKLARMNLPISGARSVLIARLNRAGRAGQSYRKGSTGGEELTGQRDFENVQRAERDCNEDEDVEKMNTKELKERLASLGLKTTGRKVELRVRLQAAMDGNDVSSEEESDDESEDEDDKKNARGYKRDTRRVYQDRDECCRRACVGSTLSFRDVEDALESFSGDKGENVERWFESFEEVADTCMWSDGQKAVYARKLLKGSAKIFASFECHARTWHELKRGLVKEFSRKVNSRQVHQKLEETKKESDEACLAYMYRMLEIASHVDMEEEAKVEYIVDGIIDDENNKAILYGATSIKELRKRLVMYEEQKSRRAKSIVKPAKTQKNGKPSQSVDAMKKRRCFICDSEDHLSVKCPERGEGVRCFECSGFGHIAARCTARPKETCVVSRSEKGKYVKEVAIDDCRFVALVDTGSDLTFIRSDEYARLGSPPLGKCKFKFDGFGSAGNETWGEFTKVMTVDGCKLPITLHVVSNKILTKHGLLLGTDFLDQVELRVKRGEVTFLRLDERTNKDVSDVFRINVVEQTDETDLTHVQEPHYREAIQDIIKGYRPEKKRDVGITAKIVLKSDKPVARRPRRLAPRGNGQHVDQVQKYLNSTVNRSTGKTPFQLLVGVEMQVREEAKIRKLIDEEWAARFEEQRRELREDAKKKIAATQEENRRSYKKRRKRAKQYRRKDPHTPRFYETLGPKRRK